A genomic stretch from Roseofilum casamattae BLCC-M143 includes:
- a CDS encoding DUF1815 family protein: MFIRLAHQHRQLVQDLVMSLQALSTVLEHQGYLASCYTCGDSLNSASFMVSLGESHLIRFLVSDYGMSWTEMRDDRELMKLEGAEAIAQLQELANLAKQKTFPDSYLSIHSARKSSPSTAIEMASN, encoded by the coding sequence GTGTTTATCCGATTAGCACACCAACATAGACAATTAGTACAAGACCTAGTGATGAGCTTGCAAGCACTGTCAACAGTTCTGGAACATCAAGGTTACTTAGCGTCTTGTTATACTTGCGGCGATAGCCTAAACAGTGCCTCATTTATGGTGAGTTTAGGAGAGAGCCACTTAATTCGATTTCTGGTGTCTGACTATGGAATGAGTTGGACTGAAATGCGCGACGATCGAGAGTTAATGAAGTTAGAAGGGGCAGAGGCGATCGCGCAGCTGCAAGAGCTAGCCAATTTAGCCAAACAAAAAACGTTTCCCGACAGCTATCTATCGATTCATTCGGCCCGTAAATCCTCGCCCTCTACAGCGATCGAGATGGCATCTAATTAA
- a CDS encoding DUF2839 domain-containing protein produces MGEAKRRKEALGDRYGQEKNILPWLPITQSQADRFVKWTTTGAWIGIGAMIATWITVRFIGPAFGWWQVY; encoded by the coding sequence ATGGGCGAAGCCAAACGTCGGAAAGAAGCTCTCGGAGACCGATACGGTCAGGAAAAGAATATTTTACCTTGGTTGCCAATTACCCAATCTCAAGCCGATCGGTTTGTTAAATGGACGACGACTGGTGCTTGGATCGGGATTGGTGCGATGATTGCGACCTGGATTACCGTGCGATTTATCGGCCCGGCATTCGGTTGGTGGCAAGTTTACTAA
- a CDS encoding Npun_F0813 family protein, protein MFILKRQDVELSKIQHPNGDQQIPILTYQGQTYRLLKVFAAHEAEEAKALWRDLIDNKGKVSVLLQEPERHSVWGKIRLDQLGGNDSGDGRALPFIFTQGCFLMAQAVTIDIEDILGPKQAKSFEQSLNQAFQQWNFPYAGSSETIHQMITIDPFEGGFPNTPWKEVDLNNLLREIHRLGKEYFGNTSFTAGAMEVLDDLTDGDRQSFTDWLKQSGLIKLWDA, encoded by the coding sequence ATGTTTATTCTCAAACGGCAGGATGTTGAACTTTCCAAAATTCAACACCCCAATGGAGACCAACAAATCCCCATTCTTACCTATCAGGGACAAACCTATCGCTTGCTCAAAGTTTTTGCTGCCCATGAAGCGGAAGAGGCGAAAGCACTGTGGCGAGACTTAATTGACAACAAAGGTAAAGTCTCTGTCCTCTTGCAGGAACCCGAGCGGCATAGTGTCTGGGGCAAGATTCGCCTAGATCAGCTCGGTGGGAATGATTCTGGGGATGGCCGCGCCCTTCCCTTTATCTTCACTCAAGGCTGCTTCCTCATGGCCCAAGCGGTGACCATCGACATTGAAGACATTTTGGGGCCGAAGCAAGCAAAGTCATTCGAGCAAAGCCTGAACCAAGCCTTCCAACAATGGAACTTCCCCTACGCCGGATCGAGCGAGACCATTCACCAAATGATTACCATCGATCCCTTTGAGGGCGGCTTCCCGAACACCCCTTGGAAAGAAGTGGATTTGAATAATCTTTTACGGGAAATCCATCGTTTGGGAAAAGAATACTTTGGAAACACTAGCTTTACCGCAGGAGCCATGGAAGTCTTAGACGATTTAACCGATGGCGATCGCCAATCCTTTACAGATTGGTTAAAACAGTCAGGGTTGATTAAGTTATGGGATGCTTAA
- the tkt gene encoding transketolase, with amino-acid sequence MAVATQSVEELCINSIRFLAIDAVEKAKSGHPGLPMGAAPMAFVLWDRFMRFNPKNPNWINRDRFVLSAGHGCMLQYALLYLTGYDQVTLESLQQFRQWDSITPGHPENFETEGVEVTTGPLGQGIANAVGLAMAEAHLAAKYNKPDATLIDHYTYTILGDGCNMEGVSGEACSLAGHLGLGKLIALYDDNHISIDGSTDISFTEDVGKRFEAYGWHVQHVTEGNTNLESIADAIAAAKAVTDKPSLIKVTTIIGYGSPNKANTHGVHGSALGGDEVQATRDHLGWSHPPFEIPEAALTRFRSAVDKGASAEAEWNQTLATYKTKYPEQAAEFERITSGTLPEGWADALPSYTPDDAGMATRKHSYTVLNALAPVLPELIGGSADLAPSNLTLMKVSGDFQKGKYENRNLRFGVREHGMGAICNGIVLHNTGLISYGATFLVFTDYMRAAIRLSALSQAGVIWVMTHDSIALGEDGPTHQPVETVASLRAIPNLLVMRPADGNEVSGAYKVAVENRDRPTLLALTRQTLPNLAGSGIDHVSKGAYILSDCDGTPELILIGTGSEVSLCVAAAEKLSAEGKKVRVVSMPCWKLFDEQDEAYRESVLPQAVTKRLAVEAGTTFGWHRYVGTGGDVIGIDRFGVSCPGGTAMEKFGFTADNIVARAQAL; translated from the coding sequence ATGGCCGTTGCAACCCAATCTGTCGAAGAACTCTGTATTAACTCGATCCGCTTTCTGGCCATCGATGCCGTTGAGAAAGCCAAATCCGGTCACCCCGGCCTGCCCATGGGCGCTGCCCCCATGGCCTTTGTCCTCTGGGATCGATTCATGCGGTTTAATCCGAAAAATCCCAACTGGATTAATCGCGATCGCTTCGTCCTCTCGGCCGGCCATGGATGTATGCTGCAATATGCCCTGCTCTACCTCACGGGCTACGACCAAGTTACCTTAGAGAGCCTGCAACAATTCCGGCAATGGGATTCCATCACGCCCGGACATCCAGAAAACTTTGAGACCGAGGGCGTAGAAGTCACCACCGGTCCTCTGGGACAAGGGATCGCTAACGCAGTCGGGTTAGCAATGGCCGAAGCTCATCTGGCAGCCAAATACAACAAACCAGATGCTACCCTCATCGACCACTATACCTATACTATCCTCGGCGACGGTTGTAACATGGAAGGAGTATCTGGCGAAGCCTGCTCCCTCGCCGGTCACCTGGGATTGGGCAAACTAATTGCGCTCTACGACGACAACCATATTTCCATCGACGGTTCCACCGACATTTCCTTTACTGAAGATGTAGGCAAGCGGTTTGAAGCCTATGGCTGGCACGTCCAACACGTCACTGAAGGGAATACGAATCTAGAATCGATCGCCGATGCGATCGCAGCAGCCAAAGCAGTTACTGACAAACCCTCACTCATTAAAGTAACCACAATCATCGGTTACGGCTCTCCCAACAAAGCCAACACCCATGGGGTTCACGGTTCTGCCCTCGGTGGCGACGAAGTGCAAGCCACCCGCGACCACCTCGGCTGGTCTCATCCTCCCTTCGAGATCCCCGAAGCTGCTCTAACTCGTTTCCGCAGTGCTGTTGATAAAGGAGCCTCTGCCGAAGCCGAATGGAACCAAACCCTAGCAACCTATAAAACCAAATATCCCGAACAAGCTGCCGAGTTCGAGCGCATCACCTCCGGAACCCTACCCGAAGGCTGGGCTGACGCTCTTCCCAGCTACACCCCTGACGATGCAGGTATGGCCACCCGCAAACACAGCTATACCGTCCTCAATGCCCTCGCCCCCGTCCTCCCCGAACTGATTGGCGGTTCGGCTGACCTGGCTCCTTCTAACCTCACCTTAATGAAAGTCTCCGGAGACTTCCAAAAAGGTAAGTACGAAAATCGCAACCTGCGCTTTGGCGTCCGCGAACATGGAATGGGAGCGATCTGCAATGGTATTGTTTTACACAATACAGGATTGATCTCTTACGGTGCAACCTTCTTGGTCTTCACCGACTACATGCGCGCGGCGATTCGGCTATCTGCTCTCTCCCAAGCCGGAGTTATTTGGGTGATGACCCACGACTCCATCGCCCTTGGTGAAGACGGGCCCACCCACCAACCCGTAGAAACCGTGGCGTCCTTGCGTGCGATTCCGAACCTGCTAGTGATGCGTCCGGCAGATGGCAATGAAGTCTCTGGAGCCTACAAAGTTGCTGTCGAAAACCGCGATCGCCCGACCCTATTAGCTCTAACCCGCCAAACCCTACCGAACTTAGCCGGTAGCGGAATTGACCATGTCAGCAAAGGCGCTTATATTCTGTCCGACTGCGATGGCACCCCCGAGCTGATCCTGATCGGTACGGGTAGCGAAGTCTCCCTCTGCGTTGCTGCTGCCGAAAAACTGAGCGCAGAAGGCAAGAAAGTTCGCGTCGTTTCCATGCCTTGCTGGAAACTCTTTGACGAGCAAGATGAAGCCTACCGCGAGTCCGTCCTTCCCCAAGCCGTTACCAAACGCCTGGCGGTAGAAGCCGGAACCACTTTCGGTTGGCATCGCTATGTCGGTACGGGTGGCGATGTTATTGGTATCGATCGCTTTGGAGTATCCTGCCCCGGCGGCACTGCCATGGAGAAATTTGGCTTTACTGCCGACAATATCGTTGCTCGCGCCCAAGCTCTGTAA
- the fabF gene encoding beta-ketoacyl-ACP synthase II, with amino-acid sequence MTNLVERKRVVVTGLGAITPIGNTVDDYWQSLLSGISGIGPIDSFDASRHACQIAGQVKDFDPKQHFERKEVKRIDRFAQFAIVASRQALADAKFEINDLNAHSVGIVIGTGIGGIKVLEEQQEIYLTKGPKRCSPFMVPMMIANMAAGLTAIQTGAKGPNSCTVTACAAGSHAIGDAFRLIQSGYAQAMLCGGAEATVTPLAVAGFASARALSTRNGDPTRASRPFDRDRDGFVMGEGSGILLLEELDHALQRKATIYAEIVGYGMTCDAFHMTAPTPGGAGAARAISFALKDAGITPDKVTYINAHGTSTAANDSTETAAVKTALGESAYSIAMSSTKSMTGHLLGGSGGIEAVATVKTIAEACVPPTINLENPDLENGCDLDYVANQHRKMPVDVALSNSFGFGGHNVTLVFRKYPS; translated from the coding sequence TATCGGCCCGATCGATAGCTTTGATGCCTCGAGACATGCCTGTCAAATTGCCGGACAAGTTAAAGACTTCGATCCGAAGCAACACTTCGAGCGCAAAGAAGTCAAACGCATAGACCGCTTCGCCCAATTTGCGATCGTGGCGAGCCGGCAAGCCCTAGCCGATGCCAAGTTTGAGATTAACGATCTCAATGCCCACTCGGTCGGAATTGTTATTGGAACCGGGATCGGTGGAATCAAAGTCCTGGAAGAGCAACAAGAAATTTACTTGACCAAAGGGCCGAAAAGGTGCAGTCCCTTTATGGTCCCCATGATGATCGCCAACATGGCTGCCGGTCTGACGGCAATTCAAACGGGAGCGAAAGGGCCGAACTCCTGTACCGTCACCGCTTGTGCTGCCGGTTCTCATGCCATTGGAGATGCATTCCGCCTCATTCAATCGGGCTATGCCCAAGCCATGCTCTGCGGCGGTGCCGAAGCCACCGTCACTCCCCTAGCTGTAGCTGGATTTGCCAGTGCTCGGGCCTTATCAACCCGCAATGGCGATCCGACTCGTGCCTCCCGACCCTTCGATCGCGATCGCGATGGATTTGTCATGGGCGAAGGCTCCGGTATCTTATTACTCGAAGAACTCGACCATGCTCTCCAGCGCAAAGCAACCATCTACGCAGAAATTGTCGGTTATGGCATGACCTGTGATGCCTTTCACATGACCGCTCCTACCCCTGGAGGTGCCGGTGCAGCCCGCGCCATTTCCTTTGCCCTAAAAGATGCGGGAATTACTCCCGATAAAGTTACGTATATTAATGCCCACGGAACGAGTACCGCAGCCAACGACTCCACGGAAACGGCAGCCGTGAAAACTGCCCTCGGAGAGAGCGCCTATAGTATTGCCATGAGTTCCACCAAATCGATGACCGGTCACCTCCTGGGTGGCTCTGGAGGAATTGAAGCCGTGGCAACCGTAAAAACCATTGCTGAAGCTTGCGTTCCTCCCACAATCAACTTAGAGAACCCCGATCTGGAAAACGGTTGCGATCTCGATTACGTGGCCAACCAACATCGAAAAATGCCCGTGGATGTTGCCCTATCCAACTCCTTTGGCTTTGGCGGACACAACGTCACTTTGGTCTTCCGGAAATATCCTTCTTAA